From the genome of Mixophyes fleayi isolate aMixFle1 chromosome 2, aMixFle1.hap1, whole genome shotgun sequence, one region includes:
- the ZFX gene encoding zinc finger X-chromosomal protein isoform X2, with protein MEEDVVELALQTEPHAFFHTSGTPHLNGNEIIVEIQETVFVGDGGMAVQGFPDDADSVVIQDVIEDVVIEDVQCSDILDGTRVSETVIIPEQVLEDEIGPDTEEQELEEDMLSNCDVPESVLDSDLVQGALSVPDAESVDHSEHVVAEEITEDDLGEDMISEEVLVADCASEAVIDANGIQVQGPDGEEVNCDDYLMISYDAEKIDEECAEEIAMGGEVDGDSGKLDGSCPEVIKVYIFKADPGEEDLGGTVDIVESESENDHGDELLDPHTGGRLPREKMVYMTVNDSQNEDNDLDVAEIADEVYMEVIVGEEDASITHEHQLDDAELSKTFMPVAWAAAYGNNMGNSLEGVEHRNGTASALLHIDESDGLDRLAKQKPKKKRRGENRQYQTAIIIGPDGHPLTVYPCMICGKKFKSRGFLKRHMKNHPEHLARKKYRCTDCDYTTNKKVSLHNHLESHKLTAAVIKTEKELDCDECGKVFLHANALFAHKLSHKEKAGNKMHKCKFCDYETAEQGLLNRHLLAVHSKSFPHICVECGKGFRHPSELKKHMRTHTGEKPYICQYCDYKSADSSNLKTHVKTKHSKEMPFKCDICLQTFADSKDLQAHAFLHQESKSHQCLHCDHKSSNSSDLKRHIISVHTKDYPHKCEVCEKGFHRPSELKKHEAAHRGKKMHQCRHCEFQIADPFVLSRHILSVHTKELPFRCKRCRKGFRQQAELKKHMKTHSGKKVYQCEYCEYNTTDASGFKRHVISIHTKDYPHRCDYCSKGFRRPSEKNQHTMKHHKEASLV; from the exons ATGGAAGAGGATGTAGTCGAGCTTGCACTGCAAACGGAGCCGCATGCTTTTTTCCATACTTCAG GCACCCCACATCTTAATGGTAATGAAATCATTGTGGAGATCCAAGAGACAGTCTTTGTTGGAGATGGAGGCATGGCTGTTCAAGGCTTTCCAGATGATGCTGACTCTGTGGTGATTCAAGATGTAATTGAAGATGTGGTGATTGAGGATGTGCAATGCTCCGATATTTTGGATGGGACACGGGTGTCAGAGACTGTTATAATACCAGAGCAGGTTCTAGAAGATGAGATTGGCCCagacacagaagagcaggaactGGAAGAGGATATGTTATCCAACTGTGATGTCCCTGAGAGCGTCTTAGACTCTGATTTAGTGCAAGGTGCATTGTCCGTTCCAGATGCTGAGAGTGTTGATCATTCGGAACATGTAGTGGCAGAGGAGATCACAGAGGATGACCTCGGTGAAGACATGATTTCAGAAGAGGTTCTTGTAGCAGACTGCGCCTCAGAGGCTGTGATTGATGCCAATGGCATTCAAGTGCAAGGGCCTGATGGGGAAGAAGTAAATTGCGATGACTACCTCATGATTTCAT ATGATGCTGAGAAAATAGATGAAGAGTGTGCAGAAGAAATAGCAATGGGAGGTGAGGTTGATGGAGACTCGGGCAAGTTAGATGGATCATGCCCAGAAGTCATCAAGGTTTACATCTTTAAGGCTGACCCCGGTGAAGAAGACTTGG GTGGCACAGTAGATATTGTGGAAAGCGAGTCTGAGAATGACCATGGGGACGAACTTCTTGATCCACATACTGGAGGTCGTCTTCCTCGAGAAAAAATGGTTTACATGACTGTGAATGATTCTCAGAATGAAGACAACGATTTGG ATGTGGCGGAGATTGCTGATGAAGTGTATATGGAGGTGATTGTTGGAGAGGAGGATGCCTCCATAACACATGAACATCAACTGGATGATGCTGAACTAAGCAAGACATTCATGCCAGTAGCCTGGGCTGCAGCTTATG GCAATAATATGGGTAACAGCCTGGAGGGAGTGGAGCACAGGAACGGCACTGCTAGTGCCCTTTTGCACATTGATGAATCTGATGGACTGGATAGGCTAGCAAAGCAGAAACCAaagaaaaagagaaggggagaaaACCGGCAGTACCAAACAG CCATAATTATTGGTCCTGATGGCCATCCGCTTACTGTTTACCCATGTATGATCTGTGGCAAGAAGTTCAAATCTCGGGGCTTCCTGAAGAGGCACATGAAGAACCACCCAGAGCACCTGGCCCGGAAGAAGTATCGTTGTACTGACTGTGATTACACCACCAATAAGAAAGTGAGTTTACACAAccacctggagagtcacaagcTTACTGCTGCTGTCATTAAAACTGAGAAGGAGTTGGATTGTGACGAGTGCGGCAAAGTGTTTCTACACGCTAATGCTTTGTTTGCCCACAAGCTATCGCATAAGGAAAAAGCGGGCAACAAAATGCACAAGTGCAAGTTTTGTGATTATGAGACAGCCGAGCAAGGGCTACTTAACAGACACCTCCTGGCTGTGCACAGCAAGAGCTTTCCAcacatctgtgtggagtgtggGAAAGGTTTCCGTCATCCATCTGAGCTGAAGAAGCACATGCGCACTCACACTGGAGAGAAGCCTTACATCTGTCAGTATTGTGATTACAAGTCAGCTGACTCCTCTAATTTGAAAACCCATGTTAAGACAAAGCACAGCAAGGAGATGCCATTCAAGTGTGACATATGCCTTCAGACATTTGCAGACTCAAAAGACCTGCAGGCGCACGCCTTTCTGCACCAGGAAAGTAAAAGTCATCAGTGCCTGCACTGTGACCACAAGAGCTCTAATTCTAGTGACCTGAAAAGACATATTATTTCTGTGCACACCAAGGATTATCCCCACAAGTGTGAAGTTTGTGAGAAGGGCTTCCACAGGCCCTCCGAGCTTAAAAAGCATGAAGCTGCGCATCGGGGCAAAAAAATGCATCAGTGCAGGCATTGTGAGTTTCAGATTGCGGACCCATTTGTGCTGAGTCGACACATTCTGTCTGTCCACACTAAAGAGTTGCCATTTAGGTGCAAACGCTGTCGTAAGGGCTTTAGGCAGCAGGCAGAACTGAAAAAGCACATGAAGACTCACAGTGGTAAGAAAGTGTACCAATGCGAGTACTGCGAGTATAATACCACAGACGCTTCTGGTTTTAAACGCCATGTCATCTCTATCCACACCAAAGACTACCCCCACCGCTGTGACTACTGCAGTAAAGGCTTCCGACGGCCATCAGAAAAGAACCAACATACAATGAAACATCACAAAGAGGCCAGCTTAGTGTGA
- the ZFX gene encoding zinc finger X-chromosomal protein isoform X3, whose product MEEDVVELALQTEPHAFFHTSGTPHLNGNEIIVEIQETVFVGDGGMAVQGFPDDADSVVIQDVIEDVVIEDVQCSDILDGTRVSETVIIPEQVLEDEIGPDTEEQELEEDMLSNCDVPESVLDSDLVQGALSVPDAESVDHSEHVVAEEITEDDLGEDMISEEVLVADCASEAVIDANGIQVQGPDGEEVNCDDYLMISLDDAEKIDEECAEEIAMGGEVDGDSGKLDGSCPEVIKVYIFKADPGEEDLDVAEIADEVYMEVIVGEEDASITHEHQLDDAELSKTFMPVAWAAAYGNNMGNSLEGVEHRNGTASALLHIDESDGLDRLAKQKPKKKRRGENRQYQTAIIIGPDGHPLTVYPCMICGKKFKSRGFLKRHMKNHPEHLARKKYRCTDCDYTTNKKVSLHNHLESHKLTAAVIKTEKELDCDECGKVFLHANALFAHKLSHKEKAGNKMHKCKFCDYETAEQGLLNRHLLAVHSKSFPHICVECGKGFRHPSELKKHMRTHTGEKPYICQYCDYKSADSSNLKTHVKTKHSKEMPFKCDICLQTFADSKDLQAHAFLHQESKSHQCLHCDHKSSNSSDLKRHIISVHTKDYPHKCEVCEKGFHRPSELKKHEAAHRGKKMHQCRHCEFQIADPFVLSRHILSVHTKELPFRCKRCRKGFRQQAELKKHMKTHSGKKVYQCEYCEYNTTDASGFKRHVISIHTKDYPHRCDYCSKGFRRPSEKNQHTMKHHKEASLV is encoded by the exons ATGGAAGAGGATGTAGTCGAGCTTGCACTGCAAACGGAGCCGCATGCTTTTTTCCATACTTCAG GCACCCCACATCTTAATGGTAATGAAATCATTGTGGAGATCCAAGAGACAGTCTTTGTTGGAGATGGAGGCATGGCTGTTCAAGGCTTTCCAGATGATGCTGACTCTGTGGTGATTCAAGATGTAATTGAAGATGTGGTGATTGAGGATGTGCAATGCTCCGATATTTTGGATGGGACACGGGTGTCAGAGACTGTTATAATACCAGAGCAGGTTCTAGAAGATGAGATTGGCCCagacacagaagagcaggaactGGAAGAGGATATGTTATCCAACTGTGATGTCCCTGAGAGCGTCTTAGACTCTGATTTAGTGCAAGGTGCATTGTCCGTTCCAGATGCTGAGAGTGTTGATCATTCGGAACATGTAGTGGCAGAGGAGATCACAGAGGATGACCTCGGTGAAGACATGATTTCAGAAGAGGTTCTTGTAGCAGACTGCGCCTCAGAGGCTGTGATTGATGCCAATGGCATTCAAGTGCAAGGGCCTGATGGGGAAGAAGTAAATTGCGATGACTACCTCATGATTTCAT TAGATGATGCTGAGAAAATAGATGAAGAGTGTGCAGAAGAAATAGCAATGGGAGGTGAGGTTGATGGAGACTCGGGCAAGTTAGATGGATCATGCCCAGAAGTCATCAAGGTTTACATCTTTAAGGCTGACCCCGGTGAAGAAGACTTGG ATGTGGCGGAGATTGCTGATGAAGTGTATATGGAGGTGATTGTTGGAGAGGAGGATGCCTCCATAACACATGAACATCAACTGGATGATGCTGAACTAAGCAAGACATTCATGCCAGTAGCCTGGGCTGCAGCTTATG GCAATAATATGGGTAACAGCCTGGAGGGAGTGGAGCACAGGAACGGCACTGCTAGTGCCCTTTTGCACATTGATGAATCTGATGGACTGGATAGGCTAGCAAAGCAGAAACCAaagaaaaagagaaggggagaaaACCGGCAGTACCAAACAG CCATAATTATTGGTCCTGATGGCCATCCGCTTACTGTTTACCCATGTATGATCTGTGGCAAGAAGTTCAAATCTCGGGGCTTCCTGAAGAGGCACATGAAGAACCACCCAGAGCACCTGGCCCGGAAGAAGTATCGTTGTACTGACTGTGATTACACCACCAATAAGAAAGTGAGTTTACACAAccacctggagagtcacaagcTTACTGCTGCTGTCATTAAAACTGAGAAGGAGTTGGATTGTGACGAGTGCGGCAAAGTGTTTCTACACGCTAATGCTTTGTTTGCCCACAAGCTATCGCATAAGGAAAAAGCGGGCAACAAAATGCACAAGTGCAAGTTTTGTGATTATGAGACAGCCGAGCAAGGGCTACTTAACAGACACCTCCTGGCTGTGCACAGCAAGAGCTTTCCAcacatctgtgtggagtgtggGAAAGGTTTCCGTCATCCATCTGAGCTGAAGAAGCACATGCGCACTCACACTGGAGAGAAGCCTTACATCTGTCAGTATTGTGATTACAAGTCAGCTGACTCCTCTAATTTGAAAACCCATGTTAAGACAAAGCACAGCAAGGAGATGCCATTCAAGTGTGACATATGCCTTCAGACATTTGCAGACTCAAAAGACCTGCAGGCGCACGCCTTTCTGCACCAGGAAAGTAAAAGTCATCAGTGCCTGCACTGTGACCACAAGAGCTCTAATTCTAGTGACCTGAAAAGACATATTATTTCTGTGCACACCAAGGATTATCCCCACAAGTGTGAAGTTTGTGAGAAGGGCTTCCACAGGCCCTCCGAGCTTAAAAAGCATGAAGCTGCGCATCGGGGCAAAAAAATGCATCAGTGCAGGCATTGTGAGTTTCAGATTGCGGACCCATTTGTGCTGAGTCGACACATTCTGTCTGTCCACACTAAAGAGTTGCCATTTAGGTGCAAACGCTGTCGTAAGGGCTTTAGGCAGCAGGCAGAACTGAAAAAGCACATGAAGACTCACAGTGGTAAGAAAGTGTACCAATGCGAGTACTGCGAGTATAATACCACAGACGCTTCTGGTTTTAAACGCCATGTCATCTCTATCCACACCAAAGACTACCCCCACCGCTGTGACTACTGCAGTAAAGGCTTCCGACGGCCATCAGAAAAGAACCAACATACAATGAAACATCACAAAGAGGCCAGCTTAGTGTGA
- the ZFX gene encoding zinc finger X-chromosomal protein isoform X5 — protein sequence MEEDVVELALQTEPHAFFHTSGTPHLNGNEIIVEIQETVFVGDGGMAVQGFPDDADSVVIQDVIEDVVIEDVQCSDILDGTRVSETVIIPEQVLEDEIGPDTEEQELEEDMLSNCDVPESVLDSDLVQGALSVPDAESVDHSEHVVAEEITEDDLGEDMISEEVLVADCASEAVIDANGIQVQGPDGEEVNCDDYLMISLDDAEKIDEECAEEIAMGGEVDGDSGKLDGSCPEVIKVYIFKADPGEEDLGGTVDIVESESENDHGDELLDPHTGGRLPREKMVYMTVNDSQNEDNDLDVAEIADEVYMEVIVGEEDASITHEHQLDDAELSKTFMPVAWAAAYGNNMGNSLEGVEHRNGTASALLHIDESDGLDRLAKQKPKKKRRGENRQYQTGKILAFSATQQPPHYICHHNNSLVCDSGIP from the exons ATGGAAGAGGATGTAGTCGAGCTTGCACTGCAAACGGAGCCGCATGCTTTTTTCCATACTTCAG GCACCCCACATCTTAATGGTAATGAAATCATTGTGGAGATCCAAGAGACAGTCTTTGTTGGAGATGGAGGCATGGCTGTTCAAGGCTTTCCAGATGATGCTGACTCTGTGGTGATTCAAGATGTAATTGAAGATGTGGTGATTGAGGATGTGCAATGCTCCGATATTTTGGATGGGACACGGGTGTCAGAGACTGTTATAATACCAGAGCAGGTTCTAGAAGATGAGATTGGCCCagacacagaagagcaggaactGGAAGAGGATATGTTATCCAACTGTGATGTCCCTGAGAGCGTCTTAGACTCTGATTTAGTGCAAGGTGCATTGTCCGTTCCAGATGCTGAGAGTGTTGATCATTCGGAACATGTAGTGGCAGAGGAGATCACAGAGGATGACCTCGGTGAAGACATGATTTCAGAAGAGGTTCTTGTAGCAGACTGCGCCTCAGAGGCTGTGATTGATGCCAATGGCATTCAAGTGCAAGGGCCTGATGGGGAAGAAGTAAATTGCGATGACTACCTCATGATTTCAT TAGATGATGCTGAGAAAATAGATGAAGAGTGTGCAGAAGAAATAGCAATGGGAGGTGAGGTTGATGGAGACTCGGGCAAGTTAGATGGATCATGCCCAGAAGTCATCAAGGTTTACATCTTTAAGGCTGACCCCGGTGAAGAAGACTTGG GTGGCACAGTAGATATTGTGGAAAGCGAGTCTGAGAATGACCATGGGGACGAACTTCTTGATCCACATACTGGAGGTCGTCTTCCTCGAGAAAAAATGGTTTACATGACTGTGAATGATTCTCAGAATGAAGACAACGATTTGG ATGTGGCGGAGATTGCTGATGAAGTGTATATGGAGGTGATTGTTGGAGAGGAGGATGCCTCCATAACACATGAACATCAACTGGATGATGCTGAACTAAGCAAGACATTCATGCCAGTAGCCTGGGCTGCAGCTTATG GCAATAATATGGGTAACAGCCTGGAGGGAGTGGAGCACAGGAACGGCACTGCTAGTGCCCTTTTGCACATTGATGAATCTGATGGACTGGATAGGCTAGCAAAGCAGAAACCAaagaaaaagagaaggggagaaaACCGGCAGTACCAAACAG GCAAAATATTGGCTTTTTCTGCAACACAGCAACCTCCCCACTATATCTGCCATCATAATAACAGTTTGGTGTGTGATAGTGGTATTCCGTAA
- the ZFX gene encoding zinc finger X-chromosomal protein isoform X1: MEEDVVELALQTEPHAFFHTSGTPHLNGNEIIVEIQETVFVGDGGMAVQGFPDDADSVVIQDVIEDVVIEDVQCSDILDGTRVSETVIIPEQVLEDEIGPDTEEQELEEDMLSNCDVPESVLDSDLVQGALSVPDAESVDHSEHVVAEEITEDDLGEDMISEEVLVADCASEAVIDANGIQVQGPDGEEVNCDDYLMISLDDAEKIDEECAEEIAMGGEVDGDSGKLDGSCPEVIKVYIFKADPGEEDLGGTVDIVESESENDHGDELLDPHTGGRLPREKMVYMTVNDSQNEDNDLDVAEIADEVYMEVIVGEEDASITHEHQLDDAELSKTFMPVAWAAAYGNNMGNSLEGVEHRNGTASALLHIDESDGLDRLAKQKPKKKRRGENRQYQTAIIIGPDGHPLTVYPCMICGKKFKSRGFLKRHMKNHPEHLARKKYRCTDCDYTTNKKVSLHNHLESHKLTAAVIKTEKELDCDECGKVFLHANALFAHKLSHKEKAGNKMHKCKFCDYETAEQGLLNRHLLAVHSKSFPHICVECGKGFRHPSELKKHMRTHTGEKPYICQYCDYKSADSSNLKTHVKTKHSKEMPFKCDICLQTFADSKDLQAHAFLHQESKSHQCLHCDHKSSNSSDLKRHIISVHTKDYPHKCEVCEKGFHRPSELKKHEAAHRGKKMHQCRHCEFQIADPFVLSRHILSVHTKELPFRCKRCRKGFRQQAELKKHMKTHSGKKVYQCEYCEYNTTDASGFKRHVISIHTKDYPHRCDYCSKGFRRPSEKNQHTMKHHKEASLV, translated from the exons ATGGAAGAGGATGTAGTCGAGCTTGCACTGCAAACGGAGCCGCATGCTTTTTTCCATACTTCAG GCACCCCACATCTTAATGGTAATGAAATCATTGTGGAGATCCAAGAGACAGTCTTTGTTGGAGATGGAGGCATGGCTGTTCAAGGCTTTCCAGATGATGCTGACTCTGTGGTGATTCAAGATGTAATTGAAGATGTGGTGATTGAGGATGTGCAATGCTCCGATATTTTGGATGGGACACGGGTGTCAGAGACTGTTATAATACCAGAGCAGGTTCTAGAAGATGAGATTGGCCCagacacagaagagcaggaactGGAAGAGGATATGTTATCCAACTGTGATGTCCCTGAGAGCGTCTTAGACTCTGATTTAGTGCAAGGTGCATTGTCCGTTCCAGATGCTGAGAGTGTTGATCATTCGGAACATGTAGTGGCAGAGGAGATCACAGAGGATGACCTCGGTGAAGACATGATTTCAGAAGAGGTTCTTGTAGCAGACTGCGCCTCAGAGGCTGTGATTGATGCCAATGGCATTCAAGTGCAAGGGCCTGATGGGGAAGAAGTAAATTGCGATGACTACCTCATGATTTCAT TAGATGATGCTGAGAAAATAGATGAAGAGTGTGCAGAAGAAATAGCAATGGGAGGTGAGGTTGATGGAGACTCGGGCAAGTTAGATGGATCATGCCCAGAAGTCATCAAGGTTTACATCTTTAAGGCTGACCCCGGTGAAGAAGACTTGG GTGGCACAGTAGATATTGTGGAAAGCGAGTCTGAGAATGACCATGGGGACGAACTTCTTGATCCACATACTGGAGGTCGTCTTCCTCGAGAAAAAATGGTTTACATGACTGTGAATGATTCTCAGAATGAAGACAACGATTTGG ATGTGGCGGAGATTGCTGATGAAGTGTATATGGAGGTGATTGTTGGAGAGGAGGATGCCTCCATAACACATGAACATCAACTGGATGATGCTGAACTAAGCAAGACATTCATGCCAGTAGCCTGGGCTGCAGCTTATG GCAATAATATGGGTAACAGCCTGGAGGGAGTGGAGCACAGGAACGGCACTGCTAGTGCCCTTTTGCACATTGATGAATCTGATGGACTGGATAGGCTAGCAAAGCAGAAACCAaagaaaaagagaaggggagaaaACCGGCAGTACCAAACAG CCATAATTATTGGTCCTGATGGCCATCCGCTTACTGTTTACCCATGTATGATCTGTGGCAAGAAGTTCAAATCTCGGGGCTTCCTGAAGAGGCACATGAAGAACCACCCAGAGCACCTGGCCCGGAAGAAGTATCGTTGTACTGACTGTGATTACACCACCAATAAGAAAGTGAGTTTACACAAccacctggagagtcacaagcTTACTGCTGCTGTCATTAAAACTGAGAAGGAGTTGGATTGTGACGAGTGCGGCAAAGTGTTTCTACACGCTAATGCTTTGTTTGCCCACAAGCTATCGCATAAGGAAAAAGCGGGCAACAAAATGCACAAGTGCAAGTTTTGTGATTATGAGACAGCCGAGCAAGGGCTACTTAACAGACACCTCCTGGCTGTGCACAGCAAGAGCTTTCCAcacatctgtgtggagtgtggGAAAGGTTTCCGTCATCCATCTGAGCTGAAGAAGCACATGCGCACTCACACTGGAGAGAAGCCTTACATCTGTCAGTATTGTGATTACAAGTCAGCTGACTCCTCTAATTTGAAAACCCATGTTAAGACAAAGCACAGCAAGGAGATGCCATTCAAGTGTGACATATGCCTTCAGACATTTGCAGACTCAAAAGACCTGCAGGCGCACGCCTTTCTGCACCAGGAAAGTAAAAGTCATCAGTGCCTGCACTGTGACCACAAGAGCTCTAATTCTAGTGACCTGAAAAGACATATTATTTCTGTGCACACCAAGGATTATCCCCACAAGTGTGAAGTTTGTGAGAAGGGCTTCCACAGGCCCTCCGAGCTTAAAAAGCATGAAGCTGCGCATCGGGGCAAAAAAATGCATCAGTGCAGGCATTGTGAGTTTCAGATTGCGGACCCATTTGTGCTGAGTCGACACATTCTGTCTGTCCACACTAAAGAGTTGCCATTTAGGTGCAAACGCTGTCGTAAGGGCTTTAGGCAGCAGGCAGAACTGAAAAAGCACATGAAGACTCACAGTGGTAAGAAAGTGTACCAATGCGAGTACTGCGAGTATAATACCACAGACGCTTCTGGTTTTAAACGCCATGTCATCTCTATCCACACCAAAGACTACCCCCACCGCTGTGACTACTGCAGTAAAGGCTTCCGACGGCCATCAGAAAAGAACCAACATACAATGAAACATCACAAAGAGGCCAGCTTAGTGTGA
- the ZFX gene encoding zinc finger X-chromosomal protein isoform X6 translates to MEEDVVELALQTEPHAFFHTSGTPHLNGNEIIVEIQETVFVGDGGMAVQGFPDDADSVVIQDVIEDVVIEDVQCSDILDGTRVSETVIIPEQVLEDEIGPDTEEQELEEDMLSNCDVPESVLDSDLVQGALSVPDAESVDHSEHVVAEEITEDDLGEDMISEEVLVADCASEAVIDANGIQVQGPDGEEVNCDDYLMISLDDAEKIDEECAEEIAMGGEVDGDSGKLDGSCPEVIKVYIFKADPGEEDLGGTVDIVESESENDHGDELLDPHTGGRLPREKMVYMTVNDSQNEDNDLDVAEIADEVYMEVIVGEEDASITHEHQLDDAELSKTFMPVAWAAAYGNNMGNSLEGVEHRNGTASALLHIDESDGLDRLAKQKPKKKRRGENRQYQTGHPIFQDHDKNELS, encoded by the exons ATGGAAGAGGATGTAGTCGAGCTTGCACTGCAAACGGAGCCGCATGCTTTTTTCCATACTTCAG GCACCCCACATCTTAATGGTAATGAAATCATTGTGGAGATCCAAGAGACAGTCTTTGTTGGAGATGGAGGCATGGCTGTTCAAGGCTTTCCAGATGATGCTGACTCTGTGGTGATTCAAGATGTAATTGAAGATGTGGTGATTGAGGATGTGCAATGCTCCGATATTTTGGATGGGACACGGGTGTCAGAGACTGTTATAATACCAGAGCAGGTTCTAGAAGATGAGATTGGCCCagacacagaagagcaggaactGGAAGAGGATATGTTATCCAACTGTGATGTCCCTGAGAGCGTCTTAGACTCTGATTTAGTGCAAGGTGCATTGTCCGTTCCAGATGCTGAGAGTGTTGATCATTCGGAACATGTAGTGGCAGAGGAGATCACAGAGGATGACCTCGGTGAAGACATGATTTCAGAAGAGGTTCTTGTAGCAGACTGCGCCTCAGAGGCTGTGATTGATGCCAATGGCATTCAAGTGCAAGGGCCTGATGGGGAAGAAGTAAATTGCGATGACTACCTCATGATTTCAT TAGATGATGCTGAGAAAATAGATGAAGAGTGTGCAGAAGAAATAGCAATGGGAGGTGAGGTTGATGGAGACTCGGGCAAGTTAGATGGATCATGCCCAGAAGTCATCAAGGTTTACATCTTTAAGGCTGACCCCGGTGAAGAAGACTTGG GTGGCACAGTAGATATTGTGGAAAGCGAGTCTGAGAATGACCATGGGGACGAACTTCTTGATCCACATACTGGAGGTCGTCTTCCTCGAGAAAAAATGGTTTACATGACTGTGAATGATTCTCAGAATGAAGACAACGATTTGG ATGTGGCGGAGATTGCTGATGAAGTGTATATGGAGGTGATTGTTGGAGAGGAGGATGCCTCCATAACACATGAACATCAACTGGATGATGCTGAACTAAGCAAGACATTCATGCCAGTAGCCTGGGCTGCAGCTTATG GCAATAATATGGGTAACAGCCTGGAGGGAGTGGAGCACAGGAACGGCACTGCTAGTGCCCTTTTGCACATTGATGAATCTGATGGACTGGATAGGCTAGCAAAGCAGAAACCAaagaaaaagagaaggggagaaaACCGGCAGTACCAAACAG